One genomic region from Magnetofaba australis IT-1 encodes:
- a CDS encoding DUF2726 domain-containing protein — protein sequence MSIEAILGIFFASKALIWILVVMVLVLAIIYLSKSISAKSNEGARNAKRNPGPQRATESFTPEEPTFDEAPVATLSAKKPLSKPEEILYWRLVEALPDHVILPQVSFSRFMKVTCQDRKAYMARFGQISQKTVDYLVCDKAFNIVTAIELDDRSHKTEDDRKRDELFKEAGIRIIRWNVGNMPNAKEIHVVIQEV from the coding sequence ATGTCGATCGAGGCAATTTTAGGGATTTTCTTCGCATCCAAGGCATTGATTTGGATTCTTGTCGTAATGGTTTTGGTTCTGGCGATAATTTACTTATCAAAAAGCATTTCGGCAAAATCGAATGAGGGAGCCCGCAACGCCAAGCGCAATCCTGGGCCGCAGAGAGCCACTGAGTCGTTCACACCCGAGGAGCCCACGTTTGATGAAGCCCCAGTCGCGACACTCTCAGCCAAGAAGCCTTTGTCGAAGCCTGAAGAGATTCTCTATTGGCGATTGGTAGAGGCGCTCCCGGATCATGTGATCCTGCCCCAAGTGAGTTTCAGCCGGTTCATGAAGGTGACTTGCCAGGATCGTAAAGCATACATGGCCCGGTTCGGACAGATATCCCAAAAGACCGTGGACTATCTGGTATGCGACAAGGCGTTCAACATCGTGACGGCCATTGAGCTTGACGACCGCAGCCACAAAACCGAAGACGACCGCAAGCGTGACGAGCTTTTCAAAGAGGCGGGAATCCGCATCATCCGCTGGAATGTAGGCAATATGCCTAACGCTAAAGAAATTCATGTAGTGATCCAAGAAGTTTAA